In a genomic window of Bordetella petrii:
- a CDS encoding branched-chain amino acid ABC transporter permease, whose protein sequence is MNRQLLSYAAAAIVVAILPFLGVYPIFAMKVMCYALFACAFNLLLGYTGLLSFGHAAFLGSAAYAAGHALKVWGFPTELGLIFGTAVAALLGLVIGLLAIRRSGIYFAMITLALAQMVFFFFLQAHFTGGEDGLQRVPRGTLLGFIDLRNDLNLYYLVMAIFAIGYFVVWRTVHSPFGQVLKALRENEPRTLSLGYDVDRFKLLAFVLSAAIAGLAGATKTLVFVSATLSDATWQMSGLVILMTLIGGLGTLVGPILGAFIVVLLENKVGDFGRFMADLTGSSWFLRLGESVTIVIGLIFIICVLAFRRGIVGEWLAFMERRRARLTRA, encoded by the coding sequence ATGAATCGCCAATTGCTGAGCTACGCGGCGGCGGCCATCGTCGTGGCCATCCTGCCGTTCCTGGGCGTGTATCCCATCTTCGCCATGAAGGTGATGTGCTATGCGCTGTTCGCCTGCGCCTTTAATCTGCTGCTGGGCTACACCGGCCTGCTGTCGTTCGGCCACGCGGCCTTCCTGGGCAGCGCCGCGTACGCGGCCGGCCACGCGCTGAAAGTATGGGGGTTTCCCACCGAACTGGGCCTGATTTTCGGCACCGCCGTGGCGGCGCTGTTGGGCCTGGTGATCGGCCTGCTGGCCATCCGCCGCAGCGGCATCTATTTCGCCATGATCACGCTCGCCTTGGCGCAGATGGTGTTCTTCTTCTTCCTGCAGGCGCACTTCACCGGCGGCGAAGACGGCCTGCAGCGCGTGCCGCGCGGCACGCTGCTGGGCTTCATCGACCTTCGCAACGACCTGAACCTGTATTACCTGGTGATGGCAATCTTCGCCATCGGCTACTTCGTGGTGTGGCGCACGGTGCACTCGCCGTTCGGCCAGGTGCTCAAGGCGCTGCGCGAAAACGAGCCGCGCACCTTGTCGCTGGGCTACGACGTCGACCGCTTCAAGCTGCTGGCCTTCGTGCTGTCGGCCGCCATTGCCGGCCTGGCCGGCGCCACCAAGACCCTGGTGTTCGTGTCGGCCACCTTGTCCGACGCCACTTGGCAAATGTCGGGCCTGGTGATCCTGATGACCCTGATCGGCGGTCTGGGCACGTTGGTAGGGCCTATCCTGGGCGCTTTCATCGTGGTGCTGCTGGAAAACAAAGTGGGCGACTTCGGCCGCTTCATGGCCGACCTTACCGGCAGCAGCTGGTTCCTGCGGCTGGGCGAATCGGTCACGATTGTCATCGGCCTGATCTTCATCATCTGCGTGCTGGCCTTCCGGCGCGGCATCGTGGGCGAATGGCTGGCCTTCATGGAGCGCCGCCGCGCGCGCTTAACGCGCGCTTAA
- a CDS encoding branched-chain amino acid ABC transporter permease yields the protein MIDLFGIPIQALLGQLLLGLVNGSFYAMLSLGLAVIFGLLNVINFAHGSLYMLGAFVAWMGLSYLGLNYWVMLILAPLVVGLFGIVIEKLLLKHLYKLDHLYGLLLTFGLTLLIEGLFRSIYGVSGQPYPTPDLLRGATNLGFMILPNYRGWVVVASITVCMATWFIIERTRLGALLRAGTENPKLVEAFGVNVPRMVTLTYGFGVALAGFAGVLAAPVLQISPLMGSNLIIVVFAVVVIGGMGSILGAILTGLGLGVVEGLTKVFWPEASSTVVFIIMAIVLLLRPAGLFGKEK from the coding sequence ATGATTGACCTCTTCGGCATACCCATACAGGCCTTGCTCGGACAGCTGCTGCTGGGCCTGGTCAACGGGTCCTTCTACGCCATGCTGTCGCTGGGTTTGGCGGTCATCTTCGGACTGCTGAACGTCATCAACTTCGCCCACGGTTCGCTCTACATGCTGGGCGCCTTCGTCGCCTGGATGGGGCTGTCGTACCTGGGCCTGAACTACTGGGTCATGCTGATTCTCGCCCCCCTGGTGGTGGGCCTGTTCGGCATCGTGATCGAAAAACTGCTGCTCAAGCACCTGTACAAGCTCGACCACCTGTACGGCCTGCTGCTCACTTTCGGCCTGACGCTGCTAATCGAGGGCCTGTTCCGCAGCATCTACGGCGTATCCGGCCAACCCTACCCCACGCCTGACCTGCTGCGCGGCGCCACCAACCTGGGCTTCATGATCCTGCCCAACTACCGGGGTTGGGTCGTGGTGGCCTCGATCACCGTCTGCATGGCCACCTGGTTCATCATCGAACGCACCCGCCTGGGCGCGCTGTTGCGCGCCGGCACCGAGAACCCCAAGCTGGTCGAGGCATTCGGCGTGAATGTCCCCCGCATGGTGACCCTGACCTACGGCTTCGGGGTGGCGCTGGCCGGCTTTGCCGGCGTGCTGGCCGCGCCGGTGCTGCAGATTTCGCCCCTGATGGGTTCGAACCTGATCATCGTGGTCTTTGCCGTGGTGGTGATCGGCGGCATGGGTTCCATCCTGGGCGCCATTCTCACCGGCCTGGGGCTGGGCGTAGTCGAGGGCCTGACCAAGGTCTTTTGGCCCGAGGCCTCCAGCACGGTCGTGTTCATCATCATGGCCATCGTCCTGTTGCTCCGCCCCGCCGGGCTGTTCGGAAAAGAGAAATGA